cgtgtgccaaaagatattttaaattcaatagttacaaaaatatggtcattacaggtcccctaaaagtagtttaacatgttcttataattcaaaagaatttattgggatacaattctgccctatgatttgtagatggaaacaaccctattggctacatgactgttttttgtaaataatatcaaacgatcttgattttcctgaggatcaaatgtctatatgggactcatggcatttaagcaacacaaagatcagaaatgagagttaaaatcTGACGCTCGcgctcgacgattgaaacgcctctaatgataaggtgatgtgacgtcacatcatataagtctgtcctaaatgtatggaagatcaaggaaattgccattttgaccctgaaatattgcgtttatgtgtatagttgttgtacaatttatttttcaataaaatgtaataaatcgaatggtaccattttcttttctattttcgaaaaacaaaaaagaaatttttttttgagacttcggagccttgtatttttttataatctcaatataattttttaaatttcacttatttataatggatggctcattttctatccatttaactaaattttgttataatattcaaaatgtgtcaagtacccaatttctTTTCAAATCAAATCGGTCGATTTTATCATCATGTCTGGACTGGCATTAGAGATTTGGGCTCAATTTATGAAAAACAAAATCGTTGTGattagtaagtttttttttttttttttttttttattacatacacacaaccaTCGTTACAGGATATCCTAAgttagtgagtattatattctttattgATGACCAAGGTTCCCCAAATTCTGAACGCATCCTTTTTATTATCCTACCAACCACTACCAGCTGTCAACGACAGTGTCAAGCAAGTGTCATCCATCCGTATTTTCGTTTAGCTGAGCGTGTACTAGATTTCGTTGAAGTTGTTTTCTCAGTTTATTTTATCTAATACATAAGAATAATATTCACCTTTTAAAGAAATTTGAAAAAACTATCTTGCTGTTTCTTTGTATAGCAAGTCTTTAGATTTTTAACTTTCATTTTGTAGATAGGAGGCGTCAAAAGGCATCGCAATGGATCAGATGCTATCAAGTCCTTATAACATACCGGGGATTGGTACCCCTTTGCATCAACCCGAGGAGGACCAGCAGATCCTGCCGAACGCGCtacagcagcagcagcaacaaCAGCAGCAACAACCGCAGCCGCAGATGCAGTCACTGGCGACTATGAGCTCTCCGCTCGTGGGCTTCGGGGGGCTTATTGGCACCCCACAGCGCTCCATGCACACATACGCTCCCACCGCCAGCTATGCCACTCCACAGCAGATGATGCAGCCACAGACCCcggtaaatataagaaaacaaCCTGTTGACTTGTATTGCTATATTCAAGgacaaaaattataattattacctTGTTGTTTATTAGAGGCTGTTTTGTATGAAGGATAGCTTCAATAATGTAATTCCGTGATGCATAAGATCCTTGATGCAGCCTCTGGACTAGTTTTACGCAGAAGACCATCAGTTCCCTGcgcgtccaatataataatGGTTTCAGGATGTTGTTGGGGCTGCCCTGTTTCTGCAGCGCATCGAGTATGTTTGCACAAGCTCGCACAGATGATTACTATGCCATAATAAGAAAGAGGATTGCCTCGTTGCTCTGCAGAgtgcgggccagctccaaccccatcctggctacggtagcgggccgatacgactcacctgttgtgcgacattttgagggtatcatgaccgctaccaggtgattgtttgttattgtttgttattaattgttgctgtacttttcgcttttctttttgtctttttgtatttgttgtactaacactttgttttaaaccttaaatgttactaaccattatggaccattgttgtcttttgaaataaataaattaaattaaattataagtatcTGAAGTTCTTGagacattcaatattttttgtggcactcaaaggaaaaaaaagtaaccgtttaagtttaaataattattgaactGTTGAGAGTACCTGATGGAGATAAGTCCTAAGAGAGATTAATTTagtacacggcgggaagaagttgataactcaaGAAATAAATTTGAACTAAGGTTCAGATTTATTCTGTTTTATCTCATGAGTTATCAATTTCTACCTATCATACCATACCATATGGAATTATCCTTTTGAGGtgctaaataaaacaatacagaaagaaagaagaatgaaataaaatcaCCTGCAAGGCACCTACAGGTGTATGATCAATGACTTCAtccttgtaataaaataaccatCATGTTTCAACACTACCAATTCAAAGTAACAGACACTATATTTATCATGCTGTCACATAGACAACAACCACCATCATTTCTGTTCTGGTTTAACTGTTGTTTTTatatctcttcaagtggcatgtgtcatttttgagttattgaaatttcgattttatttcaattaatcaaatttgaaatttaaatgacataatcggtcgggagacgaccgcctaccactccaagggttaaaATCACACCTAACATTTTAAATGCACATGAATTATTATGTCAATCAAAAGTAATAACAAATTTACATGCTCACTGGTACTTATTTATGAACTCAGAATTCAAATGCTTACTAGGTTTACTGAAATCATGTTTCTATGTGAATGTGGTGTTGTTGGATCTTGGATGTGGCACCCACCAATTAAAGATAATCtaaatatgtaaacaatacTGTGTTGATTTATGAAATGAATTACTGGTTATGATTCCTAGCAATGCTGTTTTTGATTGCCactttatcaatataaaattgcctacaCAGAGTATTGTATCCTCCAATCCACTGTCTTACTTCTTTTGCTGGTTCTGATTTACATAAGTAATATGAACATGTTATTTgagaaattttatattaattttgtgcAGCAAAACATGATGTCACCGTTGATCACAAGTGGGAACCTAGCCAGCCAACAGATGATGTCACAAGCCAGTCCAGCCCCAATGACTCCGATGACCCCACACTCTGCCGACCCTGGGATTCTGCCACAACTGCAGTAAGTTACTGGAATTGTTGTATCAGACTATTACTTACAAAAGCTGACCTTGTCAGGCCCAACTGCATCCCAATGTAcacttatttcaaaaaataatccAATTTATTACCTATACAATAAATTCAAAATCTAGTAATCAGTATGGTGGTTGTTATGAAATTTATGTAGCCCATTTTTGAATAGTATAGTATCACTAAAACTCAGCTTAATTAGCTTTTGTAACAGTGGTGGAAGTATATtaccaaattttataaaaactgcCACCATGTCAAGTCAAGGGAACACTAGCCCTAAAACTTGGTGAAGTATTTTTGCATTGTACCTATTCATTACCTACATAACTATATTTGGTTTGAGACCGTGagattttgtattaatttattgtctGGGCCAAGCCAAGTCAATCAAAAAAGCGGTatggccgtaccatccttttctcgaagcattTCAGGCCATTTTCGACCCGCTATAACTttgttgtggataaaactagaagcctgaattttcagtaaccgagcaggcattgtataaacagtgtatttaaaatttcattcaaattgaACCAGTAGTTAAAGAACTAgtcaaagtttcttaattttgtcactcactcaaGTCACTGACTGattgatcatcaaaactctaaggcccttctagcagacatagaagcttcaaatttagaatataCAGTAGTGgaaaaaaatctatcatattgtgatttttctgtaaaatatttcaaattagatgAAGCCAAGAACTGAATTTGTTGATAACTAatcaaaaaaggttatattgaTTCATTCTCAACCAGTTATACGCTAACATGTACATAtttcgaaattcaattttttttttttttatggaggataggcaggcgtttgaccacgatcacacctgatggtaagtgatgatgcggtctacggtggagcacgcttacctatgagatacctatttactctagccttgaagagattcagattgtactcatacggaaacacagactcgggcagggcattccactccttggcagttcgcataaggaatgttgaagcgaaacgcttcgtgcgtatttgtggaatacctaccatgaagcgatgccgaagtgccgattgtctggtagtccgatggtgaaatggggacggaggaataaggttgtgcaattcctcaacacactctccgaaatgtatcctataaaatatcgttaggctggcaaccttgcgacgatgctccagactttgaagtcgagcattcgtcagatcgtcgtcattaataatagggttgtttccaattttttgaaacgcttgtattacgttctacattaactaaaagttgccctaaaattcaacttttatactaaaaacggctttaaatatgttaaattaacaaaatatattttgacagatgctttcgcgcccaaaacgctctttgaaaattgtgtgacgtcacagtttacggtttgacatacacacgtagaagatacgaactgtcaactgacatttgtcatttgttgtttatcgcctaactgtcaagtgtcaatccgagagttgtgacgtcatcagaatcttcaaagacgtttcgagtttggtcacgtgacgtgtgccaaaagatattttaaattcaatatttacaaaaatatgttcattacaggtcccctcaaagtaatttaacatgttcttataacccaaaagaatttattaggatacaattctgccctaagatttgtagatggaaacaaccctattctcttggccctcctctcgactgactcgagcgcctcaagctggtatttggctgaaccatcccacagatgtgaacagtattccacacacgatcggacttgtgcttggtaaaggtcgagcagctgcctaggtgtaaaatactgcctcaccttgttgaggatgcccagcttttttgctgctaactgtgctttcgactcgatgtgcgggccgaagttgagtttcgaagtcagcgagattccgagaagctcaagatggtcggttatcggaagggatacatttcggaaagtAGGAGTCAGATGGAATGGACTCCGTTTAGCGGAGATAAGACGAATTCATTTTTCTGGATTTTAGCGTCCGTCACTAGTAGTATTTAAGTCGATAAAAAAACGGAATATCGTGctattattcataataatatttgtaagAACTATCAGTTCCGTCATGGGGAGACCTCgtggaaataaaaacttaacagtaCCTATTATAAATGGCTCTTCTCAATTATAAATGGCTTCACACAAT
The nucleotide sequence above comes from Cydia pomonella isolate Wapato2018A chromosome 2, ilCydPomo1, whole genome shotgun sequence. Encoded proteins:
- the LOC133534842 gene encoding TATA-box-binding protein isoform X2, coding for MDQMLSSPYNIPGIGTPLHQPEEDQQILPNALQQQQQQQQQQPQPQMQSLATMSSPLVGFGGLIGTPQRSMHTYAPTASYATPQQMMQPQTPQNMMSPLITSGNLASQQMMSQASPAPMTPMTPHSADPGILPQLQNIVSTVNLNCKLDLKKIALHARNAEYNPKRFAAVIMRIREPRTTALIFSSGKMVCTGAKSEEDSRLAARKQSSLTSKYRIWWEAATSSSPFALKA